A stretch of the Solanum dulcamara chromosome 6, daSolDulc1.2, whole genome shotgun sequence genome encodes the following:
- the LOC129891920 gene encoding plant UBX domain-containing protein 4-like yields the protein MENQANLAADAQREELVNTFCEITSASKPEALFFLESHNFDLDAAVSTFFENNTFDAAAATIDDDDEAPSQASAATNIAAQRRSPSRSRSPSPPRPRNPPTSSRGAAGRRTGGIHSLSDLNRRPGTGSGSDSDEPQEYYTGGEKSGMLVQDPSKANDVNSIFDQARQHATVEGPPASSGSRSFIGTARRLTGETVSAAPQPPESVTHTITFWTNGFTIDDGPLRRFDDPENTSFLESIRKSECPKELEPEDRRTSVRVNLTRREEDCPVPEKRRALFQGMGRTLGSTSNAEQVDSIGAISSFTAAPSPSVGLVVDQSQPSTSIQLRLADGTRMVSRFNYQHTIRDIRGFIDASRPGGSRSYQLQTVGFPPKQLSDLDQTVEQAGLANSVVIQKL from the exons ATGGAAAATCAAGCAAATCTCGCCGCCGACGCACAAAGAGAAGAACTTGTCAATACATTCTGTGAGATCACTTCTGCTTCTAAACCCGAAGCCCTTTTCTTCCTTGAAAGCCATAACTTCGATTTGGATGCTGCTGTTTCTACTTTCTTCGAGAACAATACCTTCGACGCCGCCGCCGCCACCATTGATGACGACGATGAAGCTCCTTCCCAGGCTTCCGCCGCCACTAACATCGCCGCGCAACGCCGTTCTCCGTCGCGCTCGCGATCTCCGTCTCCACCTCGACCTAGAAACCCTCCAACCTCTAGCCGCGGCGCTGCTGGGAGGAGAACTGGTGGAATTCATTCCTTGTCTGATCTGAATCGTCGTCCTGGTACTGGGTCTGGTAGTGACTCCGATGAGCCTCAAGAGTATTATACCGGCGGAGAGAAAAG CGGAATGCTTGTTCAAGATCCATCTAAGGCAAATGATGTGAACTCAATATTCGATCAAGCTAGGCAACATGCAACTGTTGAAGGACCTCCTGCATCATCTGGCTCTAGAAGCTTTATTGGAACTGCTAGAAGACTTACGGGTGAGACTGTGTCAGCTGCTCCTCAGCCACCTGAGAGTGTTACTCATACTATCACTTTCTGGACCAATGGTTTCACTATAGATGATGGACCCTTGCGGAGGTTTGATGATCCAGAAAATACCTCTTTCTTAGAG AGTATCCGGAAGTCTGAGTGCCCCAAAGAACTTGAGCCAGAAGATAGGAGGACATCTGTCCGAGTTAATCTGACAAGGAGAGAGGAGGACTGCCCT GTTCCAGAGAAGCGTCGTGCTTTATTTCAGGGCATGGGAAGAACTTTAGGTAGCACTAGCAATGCTGAACAAGTAGACTCAATTGGTGCTATCTCGTCATTCACCGCAGCTCCATCCCCATCAGTAGGCCTAGTTGTTGATCAGTCACAGCCATCAACCTCAATTCAACTGAGGTTGGCAGATGGTACACGGATGGTTTCTCGGTTTAACTACCAACACACAATCAGGGATATTCGAGGGTTTATTGATGCATCAAGGCCTGGTGGATCAAGGAGTTATCAACTGCAGACAGTGGGCTTTCCTCCCAAACAACTCTCTGATCTGGACCAGACAGTAGAGCAAGCTGGCCTAGCCAATTCGGTTGTGATTCAGAAACTTTAG
- the LOC129892176 gene encoding pyrophosphate--fructose 6-phosphate 1-phosphotransferase subunit beta-like: MAATAKEAGGPGRLTSAYSEVQHNRLIVSLPLPSVLKNHFSVIDGPPSSAAGNPGEIAKLFPNLFGQPSVSLLPGHTSGAALDHNIKIGVVLSGGQAPGGHNVISGIFDYLQEKTKSSTLYGFRGGPAGIMNCKYVELTADFVYPYRNQGGFDMICSGRDKIETDEQFNQAAQTAKKLDLDGIVVIGGDDSNTNACLLAENFRGKGLKTRVIGCPKTIDGDLKTKEVPTSFGFDTACKIYAEMIGNVMIDARSTGKYYHFVRLMGRAASHITLECALQTHPNITIIGEEVAAQKQTLKSVTDYIVGVICKRAKLGYNYGVILIPEGLIDFIPEVQQLIAELNEILAHDVIDEAGSWKKKLRSQSHELFELLPQAIQEQLLLERDPHGNVQVAKIETEKMLIQMVEAELESKRKEGSYTKQFKGQSHFFGYEGRCGLPSNFDSNYCYALGYGAGALLHSGKTGLISSVGNLRAPVEDWTVSGTALTSLMDVERRHGKFKPVIKKAMVELEGAPFKKFASLREDWALKNRYFSPGPLQFVGPTSNETNHTLMLELGANA; this comes from the exons GTGAAATTGCAAAGCTTTTTCCAAATCTGTTTGGGCAGCCTTCCGTGTCATTACTGCCAGGTCACACATCTGGAGCTGCATTGGatcataatattaaaatcgGGGTTGTATTATCTGGAGGACAGGCTCCTGGTGGGCATAATGTCATCTCTGGAATTTTTG ACTATTTGCAGGAGAAAACGAAAAGTAGCACACTCTATGGATTCAGGGGAGGTCCAGCAGGGATAATGAACTGTAAATATGTAGAGTTGACAGCGGATTTTGTTTATCCTTACAGAAATCAA GGTGGCTTTGATATGATCTGTAGTGGTAGAGACAAGATAGAAACCGATGAACAG tttAATCAAGCTGCACAAACAGCTAAGAAACTTGATTTAGATGGGATTGTTGTGATTGGTGGAGATGATTCAAATACAAATGCTTGTCTTCTAGCTGAGAACTTCAG GGGTAAAGGTTTGAAAACACGGGTTATTGGATGCCCAAAGACAATTGATGGTGATTTGAAAACCAAAGAAGTTCCTACTAGTTTCGGATTTGATACTGCTTGCAAG ATATATGCAGAAATGATAGGAAATGTCATGATAGATGCTCGTTCAACAGGAAAATACTATCACT TTGTAAGGCTTATGGGTCGTGCTGCATCTCACATCACATTGGAGTGTGCTCTACAAACCCATCCGAACATTACCATCATTGGCGAAGAG GTTGCAGCCCAAAAGCAAACACTTAAAAGTGTTACAGATTACATTGTAGGCGTAATTTGCAAACGAGCAAAACTTGGTTACAATTATGGGGTTATACTAATACCCGAAGGCCTCATTGACTTCATTCCAGAG GTGCAACAGTTGATTGCAGAGCTCAATGAAATCCTGGCTCATGATGTTATTGATGAAGCTGGAAGTTGGAAAAAGAAACTCCGAAGCCAGTCTCATGAGCTCTTTGAACTCCTACCACAAGCAATTCAGGAGCAGTTACTTCTTGAAAGAGATCCACATGGAAATGTCCAG GTTGCCAAAATAGAAACTGAGAAAATGCTTATTCAAATGGTGGAAGCTGAACTGGAAAGCAAGAGGAAGGAAGGTTCATATACCAAACAATTTAAAGGGCAGTCTCATTTTTTCGG TTACGAGGGTAGATGTGGTTTGCCTTCAAATTTCGACTCCAACTATTGCTATGCATTGGGCTATGGGGCTGGAGCACTTCTTCATTCCGGAAAAACAGGCTTGATATCCTCT GTGGGAAATTTGAGAGCTCCAGTTGAAGACTGGACAGTCAGTGGAACAGCGCTAACATCTTTGATGGATGTGGAAAGGAGACATG GTAAGTTCAAGCCTGTGATAAAAAAGGCAATGGTGGAACTAGAAG GTGCTCCTTTCAAAAAATTTGCTTCCTTGCGAGAAGATTGGGCTCTAAAGAATAGATACTTCAGCCCTG GTCCACTTCAATTTGTTGGCCCTACATCAAATGAAACAAATCACACTTTAATGCTGGAGTTGGGAGCCAACGCTTAA
- the LOC129892260 gene encoding glycine-rich RNA-binding protein 4, mitochondrial codes for MKGSLIELSRRVLSVPNNIVNGRLYCSLPSPSSLPPNNKLFVAGLSWSVDEKSLNDAFSSFGQVTEVRIMYDKETGRSRGFGFVYFSKDVEASCAKDAMDGKAFLGRPLRVSFALEKVRGAPVVVPRLTGTGNADRKTR; via the exons atgaagggaAGTTTGATAGAGTTGTCCAGAAGAGTTTTAAGTGTCCCAAATAATATTGTGAATGGACGATTGTATTGCTCTCTTCCTTCACCTTCTTCTCTACCTCCCAATAACAAGCTTTTCGTCGCTG GTTTGTCATggtctgtggatgaaaagtCACTCAATGAcgcattttcttcttttgggcaagTAACAGAAG TAAGGATAATGTATGATAAAGAAACTGGTCGATCAAGGGGCTTTGGGTTTGTTTACTTCTCAAAAGACGTAGAGGCCAGCTGTGCAAAAGATGCTATGGATGGAAAG gcTTTTCTAGGTCGCCCATTGAGGGTAAGCTTTGCCCTTGAAAAGGTTCGTGGTGCACCTGTTGTTGTTCCTCGACTTACTGGCACTGGAAATGCTGATAGAAAAACTCGTTGA